GCATCACAAATTTTCCCAATTTTGTGCTTTCATGTAACATacttattgttattttctAGAAAAATACACGTTATGCTGTCATTTGCATCTAAGGTCCACAAAAGAGATGAGGTGGCTTCAAACTGTATCAACAGCTGTCATTTTGATGATGCAGTAGCAGATTATCTGCTTCCTCTCCTCAACGCATATGGCGAATTATGATGGCAAATTTAACTGTCATGAATCGTGATATCACCAACCTATACAGATAAGGTTGCTATCTACTGAAAcgaattattaaatgaaattagTGGCGAATAAAGAACAGCACTCTCATAATCTAAAATAAGCGGACGCGCTGGTGTTCCCATTCTTTACTTTCTGTCTCATTGAAAACacgaaaaatgaaatagtATAAAGAAGACTACACACCAAAAAGTAGTACAAAACAGGacattcaaaaaaaaacatttcgtgttttgtttatatgCAGTCACTttagtttaatttttctcCTTCATTGCATATTACGCGTCTcacatttttatttttttattttttttttaatttttttttttaaattctcTCCATCAGGAATGGTTTCATATTGTCATTGATTTCATacgtatatatatactcGCTAGAGTGTGATGAACATGtcataaattaattttgataatttttgcttatttttatttaacttatcttttcattttatatTATCCGTTTTattacaaatttttttttatcctTTTTCTTACACtttctattttattttactttTAGGATTTTACTTTTTGATTACTTTTGAATCTTATAACAAGACATCCTCAATATTAACTGTTCACTGCCGTTGcatttcatcaaatattaGATTGAACTTCTACTTTATATTTAAGAGATAAACCAAAGACACTGAAACAACTAagcgaaaaaaaaattaatatacCTTTGGATCAAGATGTCTTCTGTCATGGATAAACCTACATCAAGACAACCATTAAGGGACTCCTCTAATTACAAGAATAATTCAGAAACGACACCTTCAAAATCACGAACACAATTATCAGTAGCACTTCCAATTACTCAGAACACACCACCTGAAAGTATATCAGCAATCAGAAGATCCGACGCAAATCTATTTGAGACACCTACAAGATTTTACAATATAGATACTACTTCATTGGTGGGTGACTCTCAACATTTGATGATGCAATCATCCTATTTATCTCCGGCTTTTTCATCGCCAACCCAAAGGCATAGTCAAGAACAAAATTCAGACAAATTAGCTAGCTCGCCTATAAAAAAACCCTCGGAAACCAAAAAACTGAAGTCAAaagcaaaaacaaatactTCTCCTCCAAAAGCTAGTAGATCTTTCAACTTGCAATCTGAAGACAAACCTCCTTACTCATATGCAACTTTAATCGGTATTTCCATATTATCTCACCCGGAGAAAAAATTGACGTTGTCTCATATATATCAATGGATATCTGATACtttcaaatattataaGAAGGGAGATGTTGGGTGGCAGAATTCTATAAGGCACAATTTATCTTTGAACAAAGCATTTATCAAGGGTGAGAAATCTAAAGACGGGAAAGGGCATTTTTGGTGTATCAAACCAGGATGTGAGGAgcaatttttgaaaagcAGGAGTGTGAAGAAAAGCTCCTATCAAGAAGTCATGGACCAGATCAACCACGCTTCCAAAATTAATGCTGAGGCAGCAGCAAGAGCTGCAGAAGAAAAAGCGGCTAAAGAGGAAGCTGAGTCAAAGCTGAACAGCATTTATGGTTATACAAACCTTGCATCGTCTCCTAATCGTCCCAagttgaaaagaaaactagAAGGTGACGACGATGGTGATGACTTTGAGTacgatgaagaagatgatgatgatgatgaagaagaagaagatgtcACTGTGATTGATCCGCCAATGAAGAGACAGAAAGTAGCAACATTGGGTGAACCTTGGCAGTCAAGCACCCCTGCTAAGTCAAACAGTTCAAACCACACAAGCGGCGCTGCTAATTTGGCTGCGTCCATTAGTGAAAGCAAAATTAATGCAGTGGTCACCACAACACCGAAAACAACGTCAACACCAAGATTTGTCATTGATTCACCTAATAGGCCGATTCTTGCTGGCAAAAATCTTACATATACTTCTTCATTCAGCTGCAgttcaaattttgaattatctCCAGTAAGACCACTTGAAACTGGTCCACTTTTGGAACCCTTGACACCTGCAAACAACATTTACCGaaatttccaaaatcaacaacaacaacaacagctgCTGCATATGTTGCTTCGGGTACGTACACCAAAGTCGACCATCGCAAAAACACCAATTAGAAACATTCGTACCCCGCAAACCAGTTCGATTGTCAAAAAACTTTGGAATTCTCCTTCATATTTAGatgatttttattatagTCCATTGATCAATAATCTGATCAATCTATTAACAGTGTCATCTAATTCCAAGCTATCGACTATACAGGGAAGTTTTCTGTCGTATGACGATGACGATATGGTTTCAAGAAACTTTGAACATCCTCATGTCCACTCATCGCCAATATTAGGCAGTTCATCAGATCACGGTGTTCTTGCtgataataaagaaaaaagaaagaatttgTTCCAGGATTTAAAAAATGTGGAGAAGAATAGTACATTAAAGGACTGAGTGTCTCTTTTTGTTGCCCATGGTGTTTGTATTTTTGGTTACTGGGTATTGGTTTTTTTGGGAATGGGCAAATCACTTTTAATTAGTGTTCTCTTACTTTTTCCatatttttattctatttttgtttcatttcttGGATTAAGATATTTAATggtcattattattattacttttttATAATCTACTTATAGGGAGTTTTTAAGGttggttatttttttttatttgtttgatgAGTAGATTagttttgtattattatcatttgttttttttttatataattttcttctttaataaccaatatacatatatacatatatatatttacaaGATTAATCACTAGAAGCACAGCCTCGGCAACCACAAGTGATACATTCAATATTCACTTTTTCGGGAtctttttctaataatttggCTTTAGGAACTCTACAAACACAAGTTCCACCACCATTGGTATTGGTAGATATACAA
This genomic stretch from Candida albicans SC5314 chromosome 1, complete sequence harbors:
- the HCM1 gene encoding Hcm1p (Protein with forkhead domain; similar to S. cerevisiae Hcm1p; Hap43p-induced gene) translates to MSSVMDKPTSRQPLRDSSNYKNNSETTPSKSRTQLSVALPITQNTPPESISAIRRSDANLFETPTRFYNIDTTSLVGDSQHLMMQSSYLSPAFSSPTQRHSQEQNSDKLASSPIKKPSETKKSKSKAKTNTSPPKASRSFNLQSEDKPPYSYATLIGISILSHPEKKLTLSHIYQWISDTFKYYKKGDVGWQNSIRHNLSLNKAFIKGEKSKDGKGHFWCIKPGCEEQFLKSRSVKKSSYQEVMDQINHASKINAEAAARAAEEKAAKEEAESKSNSIYGYTNLASSPNRPKLKRKLEGDDDGDDFEYDEEDDDDDEEEEDVTVIDPPMKRQKVATLGEPWQSSTPAKSNSSNHTSGAANLAASISESKINAVVTTTPKTTSTPRFVIDSPNRPILAGKNLTYTSSFSCSSNFELSPVRPLETGPLLEPLTPANNIYRNFQNQQQQQQSSHMLLRVRTPKSTIAKTPIRNIRTPQTSSIVKKLWNSPSYLDDFYYSPLINNSINLLTVSSNSKLSTIQGSFSSYDDDDMVSRNFEHPHVHSSPILGSSSDHGVLADNKEKRKNLFQDLKNVEKNSTLKD